Genomic DNA from Setaria italica strain Yugu1 chromosome V, Setaria_italica_v2.0, whole genome shotgun sequence:
ggaagaagcacggcgacggggcggcgcagcagcaggagcCGCCGCAGAAGGAGGTCTTCTGGGCGCCCGCGCCGCTCACCACCAAGTCCTGGGCCGAtgtcgaggacgacgacgacgacgactacttcgccaccaccgcgcccccGCGCCCCGTCTGGGGCACCGCTGGACACCGCGACGAGGCGGGGAAGGACGAGGAGGACGTCGAGGATGCTGTTCGCGCCGCCCTTCAGGAGGTCTATTTCTCCTGCTACTCCTCTATACGCCTCTTCTGGTTGATGAAATGTGCTTCGGGATGTGTTGATACCTTAGAAATGTTGTTGCTGTTTAATCTCTGCTCACCGATTAGTTGGCTAGTCAAGTATTGGCGCGAAATTGTTGGAGTGAGGCATGGAAAGTTCTGTAGGCTTACGTGTGCGTGTGTTATGCCGATTTAATTGCTACTGGTAACGAATGCATGTATCCCATTTATTTGTGCAATGCATGATCAATATGGTAATCAGTTTCCAGTGTAGGTACAGAAACGCTAAATTTCCACTGCAAAATGTTGTAGGTGTGTAACATGGCCACATGTTTGTCCTTTGATTGAACGATTGTCTTGTTGTACAGCACATGCTTAGCTGCCACCTGGCAAAATGACATGGCTCAGCTGCATAAGCGGAATTGTTAGAGTGAGGCATGGAACGTCCTACAGGCTTCGATTATTATGCCGTTTGCTTGATGTTGGTAACGGATGCAAGTATTCACTGAAGTAATCAGTTTCTATTGTAGTGGAAACGGTAATTTGCCACGGGACAATGCCATAGTTACAAGTATGCCAGTGTGATGCTTTTATCCTTTCTGTCTATTTATTGTCTTGTTGTACAGGATATGCTTAGCTGACAAATTGAGATGACGTAACTGTATATATGGAATCGGCAAATTAGTGTCCTAATGCCTGTATCTTTATTTTTGGCAATTAATGATGTTTTTCAGCAATGAGCATGAGTGTTACGCGTCCTGTTAAGGGTATATGCAGCATATTAGCAGTAAACAGTTGCAGAGGTGCTCAGGCACATAGTGCGTGCAGATTTATTCTCCCTCTTACAGTTTTAGTTCTATGGCATGCCTAGTTCTGTTTATCAGCAGTCTAAATAAGCATATAATCCTACGGCAAGCAAAGTTATTTCGTCTTACAGCTTTAGCATATAACATATTTGATTATTGTTTTCATGATGAGCCTCAGTGATGGTATTCTTAGATGTATTTGCTTCTTCATGCTGCAGGACATTGAGAGTGATGATGAGGACCTTGATGATGAGGTTGATGATGGTGCTGAGGATGAACCTGAGCATGAAGCGGAAGAAGCCGCAGTCGAACCTCCTATGAAGACAGTTGCACCCCCAACTGCACCCCCCAAAGATACAGAAAGGCAGCTATCTAAAAAGgagttgaaaaagaaggaatTAGCAGAACTTGATGCAGTATTGGCTGAGCTGGGACTCTCTGGGAATTCAAGCAATGCTGCACAGGATGGTAAGATAGTAAATGCTGCAGTACATTATGTTTCCCCCTGGTGTTCTATGGTGCTTGAATGATGCTTTGATGATCACCCTGGGTTGAAGGGAACATAAAATGCATGATACCAGTATCTCTATGTGGTTGGGTTGTTTGTATGAATTTTGTTTTCTCATGCTATATTTTCTTGCAGCTGAGAAGAAAGGCGCAAACCAAACTGGTGATggagagaaaaaggaagatgctCCTGCCCCTTCTGAGAGCAAGAcctccaagaagaagaaaaagaaagacaagAGTTCCAAGGAGGCAAAAGAAACACAAGAAGCAGCTGATGGGTCAGAGGAGACTGCAAGTGCAGAACCTGATGAAGACACAGCTGTAGACGTGAAGGAGCGCCTAAAGAAGATGGCTtctatgaagaagaagaaatcgaGCAAAGAGATGGACACCGCTGCGAAAATTGCTGCTTCTGAGGCCGCAGCAAGGAGTGCAAGGCTCGCAGCAGctaagaagaaagagaagagtCATTACAACCAGCAGCCCGTGCGGTAAATGGGCAAAAAGTTTTGAAATGCTTCTGAGTTTGATATCCCCTTGTTCGTTTTGGACTCACAATAAAACTTTTTTGAGTTGTCATCTTTATGACTGCGAAGCGCCTTTCTGAGTTTCATTTCAGAATTCATGAAAGGCCTTTGTGGTCACAAAACAGTCATGTAATTGTGCTTTGAATTGTTCATCCAATGGAACTTCATGGACAACATGGCCAGTCAGGGGTATATCGTGCTGCGTCCTGTAGTCCTGTAACCCTACTCTTGCATTGGGCTAGGCTTGTCGAAATTATCCTCAGCTTGCTTTCTTTTACCATATACATTTTCTGTTTTTATAAACATATAAACACTCTGTAATCATCCGTGGGATGGTAGCGCGTGTTCTGTTTTGCGGCTCACTGAATGTAAGAGATTTTGTAATCCATTTTTGCTACTTATAACAGTAGCGTTTGATCTCACAATTGGTCAATGGGTCATGGATAATGGATCATGGAGCTGCATCACTATACCAGTTGCAGCAGATGCTCGGGGAGGCATCTGGTATTCAGGTATTTGCTAGTCTTGTTCGAAGGACGTTTCTGTCAGAGGATAATTGTGTTGATGCTGTGCTTTATCTTTTCCTTTTATACTGAAAAAGTTGCTGTCAAATTTGTTGGAATTCTCGTGAGCCGACCGAACACTTAGACAAATTGACAGACGACAAGAGCGTTTTCTTTGACAAATTGACAGATGACAACAGCGTTTTCTTGCCTTGTGCAAGCTGGTGCAACCTGTTGCGTATTGGACAAACGATCACGCGCGTTGCGTACTGTAGCTGGGTTGCCTGGATGCAAGCAATTCATGAAGCAATGGAATGGCCAAACTGACTAAAAAGACAGTGCAAATTCGAATTTATTACAAGGCGATCTTACGAATTCAGAAATCAGAgattaagagggtgtttggattctggagctaaagtttagtccgtgtcacatcagatattcggatgctaattaggaggactaaacatgagctaattacaaaactaattgcagaatccctaggctaaatcgtgagacgaatctattaagcctaattagtccatgatttgacaatatggtgctacagtaaacattcgctaatggtggattaattagacttaatagattcgtctcgcgatttagcatagaggttgtgaaattagttttataattaacctatatttaatactcctaattagtatcaaacattctaTGTGAtggggactaaagtttaacccgGGATCAAACACCCtagacaaaaaaaagaaaatagagagaGACTGGAGGCGAAAGTTCGCCAGAGACGTGAGAAGAAATTCTGCCTTGAGGTAAAGAGGAAGGCGGCCCGGCGGCGAAACGGCCCCAGCGAAAGACAAGCATCTCTCTGGCGTCTCGCCCCGCGCCTGGGCTACTGCTACTGTCTGTGGGCACCCacctctcccttcccctcctccctcttcctctcGCCGCACGCAAATGGTCACCTAggcgcgcgaggccgccgcgccgcaATGTCGCACTGCCCCCGCGCCTCGGccttcctcgcgccgccgccgccgctcctcttccCGCGCCTCTCAttcccccgccggcgccggcgcccccgcTTCCACCCGACCTCGCGGCCCCTCCTCACCCTCGCGCGCttcgacccgccgccgctgctccgcctcAAGGTCTCCGACTCCAGCGACTCCCCCGCCGACGCCCCCCACGCGCACGCGCATCACCACAGCAACCACGCCCACCacacccccgcgccgccgctgctcccgggGCCGCGGGCCCTGATCGGCTCGCTCGCGCCAGTGTGGCGGGAGGGGCTCTTCCTCGTGCGCTGCTCCGTCTTCGCCGCCGTggtctccgtcgccgccgcgctctcatGGGTCGCCCAGCTCCGGGCCCGCTCCTTCGTCGAGGCGCGCCTCCTGCCCGCGGCCTGCGCCGCGCTCGGCGAGTACCTCCAGCGGGAGGTCCGGCTCGGCAAGGTGCGCAGCGTCTCGCCGCTCGGGATCACGCTGCAGACCTGCTCCATCGGCCCGCACGCCGAGGAGTTCTCCTGCGCCGAGGTGCCCGTCATGAAGATTAGGGTACGCCCCTTCGCCAGCCTCAGGAGGGGGAGGGTCGTCGTCGACGCCGTGCTGTCCGAGCCCTCCGCGCTGGTGGCGCAGAAGAAGGATTTCTCGTGGCTCGGCCTTCCGGCGCCGTCCGAGGGCACCGTCAAGAGGCATTCGGGGGAGGAGGGCATAGACATCCGCACCAAGACGAGGAGGCTCGCGAGGGAGAAGGCCGCGGAGCAATGGAACGAGGAGAGGGATAAGGCTGCAAGAGAAGCTGCTGAGAAGGGGTACACCATTCCGAGTGGCCAATCTGTTTCTCAGTCCACTGATGAGATGATGGAGGTTGATGGGCCAACAGAAATTGGGAAGTCTAGTCCACCCCTTTGCGCTGATGAAATGCACAAGAAGGATCATCACTTGGCGACAGGCATTGACTCTGGTTCGAAGCATGCAGATTTGGAGAAATCTTTTGGTGTCAAATCACGCATTCCAGGGATCAACCTCTGGTCTAGGATGATATCAGGCCCCAGTAGGCTCAGGTACAGGAGAAAGGCTCACAGTAAGGTGGTGCCAGATGCTGACAATTCTTCTCAGCAAAGGATTCTTAGACGCAGTGCGGATGCTGCTGTAGCATATTTTCAGAGCACAGGTCACAGTAATATTGATGATTCATCCCCTGGCCCAGGAAAAAGCTCATCGGATGGAGGTCGTGCCAATGTTGGTGGAAGTGAATTCACTTCAAATGATAAAACTGTTGGCAGCTCTGAGATTGCATCAACTAGTTTGGCTGAATCACCTTTGGATAATCAACAATCTAGTCAGTGTAGATCATGTAATTTGGATAACAATGTGTTACTATGCCACCATTCGGAAGGTCTGCAGATAGGTCAGGTGACTCAGGCCAACTTCCCCCAAGGCCCTGTACTGGAGAGATTTGAGAAtccttttgaaaataaatttgttCCTCACCGAGAAACTATTTTTGGGAATTTTGGTTCATGCACGCATGCTCACAACTGGGTGCCATTTTGGCCTTTCCAATTAAAGGGGTTCCTTGTCCGTTTTAATGCACCGTGTGCATCTCTGGATGTTCAAATTCAGAAATTGAAGTCACAATTTGCTATTGGTCCTGGAGATATCTCTGCTGAACTTACAGAAGGGGTTAGCCAGATCCCTTCTGGTGGTGTTCAGCATGCACTTCCCATTACCCTTGATTCAGTTTATTTCAATGGAGGGAACTTGATGCTTCTGGGATATGGTGATCAGGAACCCAGGTATGACCTCTTTATTTTCCATCTCATTTCAAATATGTGCTCTTGTGTAGTTCCCTTAACCCCCCCTCCTAGCACATTGTTTCCAATCAACTTACAACACTGAACAATAAATATTCTCAACTTAGGCTTTCATATTCATATTAATATATCATTCTGAACTTAGGCTTTCATATTCATATTAATATACCATTCTCAACTTAGGCTTTCATATTCATATTAATATATCTTATAACCTGGTGATACTATTACCACTCCACAATAAAATTACTAAAGCATAGCACTCACAGAGTCAGGGTAGAGTATGCAGAATGCGCTGTAATTTATCATACCTTAGTCTGTTAACACAATTTTGTAGGTGGATGTAGGTTTTGATCCTTTGAAACTAATTTCAGCTTAAAGTGCTACGACTTTGATCTTATCCAGTATTAACATTTTGAAGTGATCCCACTAATTAGTTTGGACTGATGGCCTGTGTTGTACTGTAGAGAAATGAAGCATGCTAGCGGACACGTTAAGTTTAAAAACAGTTATAATCGTGTACACGTGCATGTAACTGGGAACTGCATGGAGTGGAGGCAAGACCGGACTTCTCAAGGAGGGGGTTATCTTTCTACAGATGTTTTCGTTGACATAGCTGAGGAAACATGGCATGCTAATCTCAATGTAGTCGATGCATTTGCTCCGGTAATGCAACTACTTCTATGATTTCTGGTTGATCGTAATTTATTAATTCTCTGCCAGCCAAACAAAAGATGTTGGAAGTTTAGTTTCTTTGTTGAAAGGGAGTTTTCATGTGCAGCTGTTTGAAAGGATTTTAGAAATACCTGTTGTTTGGCACAAAGGAAGAGCTACTGGTGAGGTACTTCCCCTTTTCCTACTGCTTGCATTGATTTATACCTTCATATTTTTGAAGACAAGTTTTGATATGTGACTTTGGCATGCGCTGGGAGAGTGGCTGAACTTAATAGGGTTTACTGTTAGCTACGTCAAGACATCCATGTCTCATGGAAGCTTTCTTATGTCATGCTTGACCTTTAATGTGCTTATGAGAACATTTTGACTTTTCCTCTTACAGGTGCATATCTGTATGTCAAAAGGTGATAGTTTCCCAAGCATTCACGGTCAGATTGATGTCAAAGGCCTAGCTTTCCAGATATTGGATGCCCCATCATCATTTTCAGTATGTTTACGTTTAACCCCATTTGGTCTATAGAATATAGAAATGTTAGTGCTGGCAACATTGCAAAGTGCATTTACCACTTTTTAATAGTAAGCCTGAATACATTCAGGATATAGTGGCAAAACTATCATTTCGTGGTCAAAGAGTATTTTTGCACAATGCAAGTGGATGGTTTGGTGATGCTCCAGTTGAAGCTTCTGGAGATTTTGGACTAAATCCTGAGGACGGAGAGTTCCATCTAATGTGCCAGGTACTGTAAAATGTCCTAGCTGAGGCTTATGTTATACACAGAGTTTCTAAAATAATGCTTAAACCGTTTTTGATAATTTTGATTCTCTTATCAGGTTCCATCTGTTGAAGTTAATGCACTTATGAGGACAATGAAAATGAAACCTCTTATGTTCCCGGTACAACATACCCTCTCTCCGTCCCTCCCTGTCCctgtccctctccctctctggtGCTGCAAGATTTTTTTGGTATGATTATTTCAGTTCAGCATGCAGCTGGGTTGATCTCTTTTCACTCAGCTGCCTGGTAATATATGGAAATGTCGTAGATGGTTCAACTTTAGTATGCTAGAAATAAAATTTAAATATACTAGTGTCAACTAAGACAAATAAGGCAATGATATTATTGATTAGTTTTGTAAAAAGAAGAATATCAAATTGCAAATTAGTTTTGCGCTGCCTTATTCAATGTGAGAATTTAACTACTAAAGGTCATATATGGAATTTGCTAAATTTAACTAAACATGTCTTGTAGAATAGATAACTAGATTTTGATATATTCTCTATTTGTAATAACTAGATTTTGATATATATTCTCTGTTTGTACGGTCCTCATTGTCTGGACAAATAATAAACTGGCTAACCCATTTCAGTTGCTATTGGCGACTAAATTCATTTATTTGTCTGGGCACAGTTGTTATTCTCCatctcaaaaaggaaaaaatacaCAACATCAAATTACTTTGGTTCTTAGGATAAAAAGAAATATCTTCTGGATGAAGCAAAATGAATAGTTTAAATTAACATTACAGGCTATGGATTTGACCCTTTTTTTGTAAGCAATACTTTGGAATAGTCCCTAGTTATGGTGTAATGTGTTTAAGCACATTTGCGCCTCATGTTTCTGTTTGACCTTTTTAAGACTTGACTTCTGATACAATAACCTAATCTTTTCAGTTGGCTGGTGCTGTTACTGCTGTATTTAACTGTCAAGGACCCCTTGATGCTCCTGTTTTTGTTGGAAGTGGGATTGTCTCAAGGAAGTCTCTTTCAATATCTGGTATGCCGCCATCTGCAGCTTCTGAAGCTGTGATGCAAAACAAAGAGGCTGGTGCAGTTGCTGCATTTGACCATATTCCATTCTCTCATGTATCTGCCAATTTCACATTCAACCTTGACAACTGTGTGAGTACAAATATAGCCATAATTCTTGCTTTTGGAAGTCTACGATTTAGCGactattttctctctcttagtTATCACCCCTGGATGCAGGTTGCTGATTTATATGGCATTAGAGCATGCCTATTGGATGGTGGAGAAATTCGAGGGGCTGGTAATGCATGGATTTGCCCAGAGGTATTATTGTTACACAGTGTCTTACACTCTTACTCTTCTAGTCTGTCATTTTTCTGTGTTTTGAGTCAGACCAACCTCTTTCTACTTCTACCACGGTGGCTTCAGTTTGTGCTAAATCGTCTGATCATTGTTCATTGCACACTCTACACTGAGAACAAAGTGAACGGTTTTGGATTATGATGTATAGATGATGATATAATAACTATTCAAAAGATGAAAATGTGTATGAAATAATATAATTAAGTATATCCGCAAAGGGTGTTCATTAGGTCCATATGATGTTCACAACTTTTGACATTCTACAAATGTGGTTGGCACCCAGCAAAGTCATTCTATTGATCGTTTCCCTGGGGTTGCAGTGAATGCTCATTGTTAAGAACCTAGCAAACAACAACAAGCTACATCCTTTCCTTCTTTCTGTTAAAGTTCCTAACAAATAGAACAATAGCAATGTGCTCCTATGAAGGCAGGCATAAATTTGCAATACTGCTACTTTAATCCATTATAGATAACCTAGCATTTCTCAGCAATGCAAGTAATCACATTATGTAAAATATAATTATAGATTTCAATCTTTACAGGGGGAAGGTGATGATTCTGCTATGGATATTAATTTGTCCGGGACCATTTTACTTGATAAAGTTTTGCATCGTTACATTCCTGGAGGAATCCAGCTGCTTCCACTCAAAATTGGAGAGCTCAATGGAGAGACTAGACTTTCTGGCTCCCTTATTAGACCGTGAGTATCTTAAATGTAGCGTCTTCTGTCTAACAAGGAGGCTTAATATTTCTTTTATCTTCTAACAACAATAAATCTATTACAGGAAGTTTGACATCAAGTGGGCTGCACCAAATGCAGAAGACTCCTTTTCAGATGCACGTGGCAATATTGTTATTGCACATGATTATATTATGGTCACTTCATCATCAGTTGCCTTCGATTTAAATACTCGAGTTCAGACATCATATATTGATGATTACTTACTGAACAAGGGTACTTATCAAATGAACAAAATTATGCCACTAATTGTGGAGGGTGTTGATTTGGATTTGCGTATGCGAGGCTTTGAGTTTGCTCATATAGCCTCCTCAATACCTTTTGATTCACCACGACCATTGCATTTGAAAGCATCTGGAAGGGTCAAATTTCAAGGAAAGGTCATGAAATCTAGCAATATAGCTGATGACAAAATCAAGGGTGTTCTGGAAAGTAACATTGATCAAAATAAGGTTGAGACTGATGTGTCAAAGCTTGTTGGCAACATATCTCTATCAGGAATAAAACTCAACCAACTGATGCTAGCGCCACAATCTACTGGCTTCCTTTCCGTATCACGGGATTCTGTGATGGTAATTACTTATCAAACTGTTTGTTTTCTTGTTATCATCTTCCACATTCAACTTCTTTTGCCTCTAGATTATACTGTAATCAAATTCAGAGCcgcccgcccccccccccccccccccccccccccccccgcatgCATATTGGTTTTGCGTAGTTGAAGGCAAGATTGGAAGCAATGATGGTACTATGTGCACAAATAGATGAACCATAGCCTTTAAAGAAAGTTTATTTATACTTGCTATATCTATATTTGACCTTTTCAAATAATAGATATCCCCTATTTGCTTTGCTACAAAATTCAACAGGAAAGTTTTAAATACAGCAAGGATAGAAGTTCTGAATAATCCATATCCTCCATTTCCTTTCTGATAGTTACTGTATTTATGGTACTTCAGATTACATTTCAGCAATGCCATTCTTGACATGGTACTCAGAAACTTTGTGAAACGGTTTTTATTGAAATAACAGCATATCATAATTTTGAGACTTAAGAATCTTTAGTTCCATGTACACTCAACCGATTTTACACAAAACGAATCTTGTCTTCTTGGATGCATGAGTTTGATAGTTTTCCACATGAAGTTTTGCTCTAAAAATTGGACAGAGCATGCAATCATGTTTGTTATATATCGATTTCAGTATTGTATCTGTATGGACTTCACTGTGGTTCCTGTCCATTTTCCCCCTTACAATCTCTATTCCCTGGTCAAGCAGTTGAATGCTACTGGCAGGCCTGATGAAAATTTTTCCATAGAAGTGAATGGACCATTGTTTTCCACTACAAACGAGGCTATTCAAGATGTGAGGCTTCTGTCAGTTTTCCTCCAAAAGGGGCAGCTGAGATCTAATATCTGTTATCATCCTGAGAATTTGTCCAGTCTAGAGGTACAATTTGACATGTTTATATTTTGCTTTCCAATGGAGTGTTTGGAGCACCATAGATCTTAGGAGGCTATTCAAACTTTAAAAATCAGATTTTATTGAGCCTTGTTTCCTGGTTTTAAGGTTCGGAATTTGCCACTTGATGAGTTGGAATTTGCTTCATTGCGTGGATTTGTTCAGAAGGTACTGTTGCTTTAATTATACttattatgttttttttctttttgtgtaGTGCAATGGCAGGTTTTGTACTATGATCTTTGTGTTACGCATGTCTTGATCGCTTTGGTTGGTTCTGCTCTGTATCATGTACCTATAACTAAATTACTGGCATATCCAAGTTTGGATACATCTTATCTGTTAATACCATCCAGTTCTAGTAAGTTTTTCCGCATGTACTTTGAATAGGATATTGTAGACATATAGGCTGAATCCGAAAGCTTCAAAATTATTAACCTTTGTTACCGTGGGGCAATCCACTATTAATGTCTGACGTGACATTTTTTTAATTGCAGGCAGAACTTCAGCTTAATTTCCAGAAAAGAAGAGGTCATGGTTTGTTATCAGTAATTCGTCCCAAATTTAGTGGCATGCTTGGTGAAGCACTTGATATAGCTGCTAGATGGAGTGGTGATGTTGTGAGTATTTCTTTCCAATTTTTCTTTGTATTTTGAGCCTTGTATGTTACTACCATATGTTGTGTATTGTCCCTCTAGAAAATGTTTGATGTATTGGTGTCCAGTATTTTACATTGTATTGCCACTTGTTGACTGTTGAAAAGTGTTTGTGAGGAAACTTCACTCATAAACTCATCCTTGGTGGAGTGTATACTGGATATGCACCCCTAAGAAACAACTCACTTTATGCTTTAAATCTCTGAAACATACTCTTCTTTGGACCTGTATTACTTGCAGCAATTATCGTTAGTTGTACTCTGCTTTTGATCTCTCAGTCATGGTAATTTGCAGTAGTTAGCACAGACTAATTACTGTATAGTGCAGATCTATTCTGCATCCATAGGTTTTTCTTGACACCATTTATCCATTTCTAGTGAGG
This window encodes:
- the LOC101758946 gene encoding nucleolin, with the translated sequence MVGGGRRGGAADEVKLNTGNVFAALESLKKKKKGDKGKAAGSSSSSRKKHGDGAAQQQEPPQKEVFWAPAPLTTKSWADVEDDDDDDYFATTAPPRPVWGTAGHRDEAGKDEEDVEDAVRAALQEDIESDDEDLDDEVDDGAEDEPEHEAEEAAVEPPMKTVAPPTAPPKDTERQLSKKELKKKELAELDAVLAELGLSGNSSNAAQDAEKKGANQTGDGEKKEDAPAPSESKTSKKKKKKDKSSKEAKETQEAADGSEETASAEPDEDTAVDVKERLKKMASMKKKKSSKEMDTAAKIAASEAAARSARLAAAKKKEKSHYNQQPVR